GATGTCGAGTGGAATTTAGGGAAATGGCAAAACTCTAGAAAGAGCTGATCGATTATCATCCTTGTATCGAGAATTCAAGGCAGCGGCGATCGCCCCCACTCCTAAGGCATGAACCAACTCATGAAACGACTGAAGCCCTTCATCCGTTGGGTCATTCTTGGCGGAACCCTCTTCTTTCTGGTGGCGGCGGTTAAAGCCCATTGGCAAGGGGTGGCCGAAATTCGGATTGCGCCTACGGGGTGGGCATTGTTGGCGATCGCCCTTGGTGTTACGCTACTCGCTCATATTTGCTCTGGGTGGGTATGGGGCTGGATTTTGCGCGAATTTTCCCAATCGGTGACGGCCAGTTGGAGCGTGATCACCTATCTCAAAACCAACATCGCCAAATATCTTCCCGGTAACGTGTGGCATTTCTACAGTCGAGTATCAGCGGCAAACGCTGCCGGAATTCCCTTTTCAGTATCGGTAGTGTCAGTAGTAATGGAGCCGTTGCTGATGGCCGCCGCCGCCCTAGCCGTGGCTCTCTTTAGCCTGGAGCGATCGCAGATCTGGATTCAGATCCTAGTCCTGGCAGGAACCTTAGCGATCGTTCATCCCTATGGGCTGAATCGGGCGATCGCGCTCCTTAGCAAAGCCAAACTCAAAAAAGCTCCCCCATCAGACGAGGGCGTC
The DNA window shown above is from Synechococcales cyanobacterium T60_A2020_003 and carries:
- a CDS encoding flippase-like domain-containing protein; the protein is MNQLMKRLKPFIRWVILGGTLFFLVAAVKAHWQGVAEIRIAPTGWALLAIALGVTLLAHICSGWVWGWILREFSQSVTASWSVITYLKTNIAKYLPGNVWHFYSRVSAANAAGIPFSVSVVSVVMEPLLMAAAALAVALFSLERSQIWIQILVLAGTLAIVHPYGLNRAIALLSKAKLKKAPPSDEGVPIPEPPTELPKLHRYPWRPLLGEFLFLGLRSIGFVLAIAALQPISWSQVPLLVSVFSFSWLLGLVVPGAPGGLGVFEATAIALLSRHTDDFSTAVIISAVALYRLISILAEAGGAGLAWLDERRSLKSS